In Dyadobacter sp. NIV53, a single window of DNA contains:
- the dctA gene encoding C4-dicarboxylate transporter DctA, translating into MKKLFTNLTFWVLTAITCGALLGHYYPQKGIEMEFLGKGFIQIVKIFINPIIFLTITLGIIGMGDLKKVGKVGAKALLYFEIVTTLALLVGVIVANIIRPGDGVVTNNLQKGDISVYANKVHDFSWLQFFLDNVTLQVLLFSLVLGTVLSKYSGKDKVIHWLSFASKYVFKALHWVMIFAPIGAFGGMAFTIGKYGIATLLPLGKLMITVYMTMAIFVFGILGLILRTYKISIWSFLKYIREELLIVLGTSSSEAALPSVMEKLERMGCSKPVVGLVVPAGYSFNLDGTTIYLSMATIFLAQVFNVHLTMGQIFSVIGILMVTSKGAAGVTGSGFVVLASTLTAIKVIPIEGLALLLGVDRFMSEARAITNIIGNCVATIWLANNEKEFDRDKMNYAFANVRETENVITDNFTDVTRIK; encoded by the coding sequence TTGAAAAAGTTATTTACCAACCTAACCTTCTGGGTTCTGACTGCTATTACCTGCGGTGCACTTTTGGGCCATTACTATCCTCAAAAGGGCATTGAAATGGAATTTCTAGGAAAAGGATTTATTCAGATCGTCAAGATATTTATCAACCCGATTATTTTCCTGACCATCACACTGGGAATTATTGGAATGGGTGACCTGAAAAAAGTAGGTAAGGTTGGAGCCAAAGCACTTTTGTATTTTGAAATAGTAACCACATTAGCACTTTTGGTGGGTGTCATTGTTGCAAATATTATCAGGCCGGGAGATGGTGTAGTAACGAATAACCTGCAAAAAGGAGACATATCTGTTTATGCCAATAAAGTACATGATTTCAGTTGGTTACAATTTTTCTTAGATAATGTAACGTTACAGGTTTTATTGTTTTCACTGGTTTTAGGAACTGTTCTGAGTAAATATTCCGGAAAAGATAAAGTTATTCACTGGCTGAGCTTTGCTTCCAAATATGTTTTCAAGGCTTTACACTGGGTTATGATATTTGCTCCGATCGGTGCGTTTGGCGGTATGGCGTTCACAATCGGTAAATACGGAATCGCTACTTTACTGCCTTTGGGAAAGCTGATGATCACTGTATATATGACAATGGCCATTTTTGTTTTTGGCATACTTGGACTGATTTTAAGAACATACAAAATCAGTATATGGTCATTCCTGAAATATATCCGTGAAGAATTACTGATCGTTCTGGGTACATCTTCGTCTGAAGCGGCTCTTCCTTCCGTTATGGAAAAGCTGGAACGCATGGGTTGTTCAAAACCGGTTGTGGGTTTGGTTGTGCCTGCCGGTTATTCATTTAACCTGGACGGAACCACCATTTATCTTTCTATGGCAACGATCTTTCTGGCTCAGGTTTTTAATGTACATCTCACGATGGGGCAGATATTTTCAGTAATTGGCATTTTAATGGTAACTTCAAAAGGTGCAGCAGGGGTTACCGGAAGCGGATTTGTGGTGCTTGCTTCTACGCTTACAGCTATAAAAGTTATCCCCATAGAAGGATTGGCGTTATTACTCGGTGTGGACCGTTTTATGTCTGAAGCCCGTGCAATTACAAATATTATTGGAAACTGCGTGGCTACAATCTGGCTGGCTAATAATGAAAAAGAATTTGATCGCGATAAAATGAATTATGCCTTTGCCAATGTAAGGGAAACAGAGAATGTAATAACCGATAATTTTACTGATGTAACACGGATTAAATGA
- a CDS encoding DUF6686 family protein → MQDDASHSFNTLRILSQSDNGYIGQCNCCDHYNFVFGNFLFIFTEDGLNGFRSVLYDKNQFHSMETALPNGKNVLLPSPIPNFMLSFNEDEMEEIKGLFQETLLTLEIDRIFAHKK, encoded by the coding sequence ATGCAAGACGACGCTTCGCACTCTTTTAATACCCTGCGTATTTTGAGCCAGTCAGACAACGGGTATATTGGCCAATGTAACTGCTGCGACCATTACAACTTCGTATTTGGCAACTTTCTGTTCATTTTTACAGAAGACGGATTGAATGGATTTCGTTCTGTATTATATGATAAAAACCAGTTTCATTCCATGGAAACGGCGTTGCCAAATGGTAAGAATGTCCTTCTGCCATCACCTATTCCAAATTTTATGCTGTCGTTTAATGAAGATGAAATGGAAGAAATAAAAGGACTTTTTCAGGAAACACTTCTGACACTGGAAATTGACAGGATTTTCGCTCACAAGAAATAG
- a CDS encoding iron ABC transporter permease produces the protein MLAETIRKSETNIEILTVEKARNSVSTMRVAVVLSLILLVCMAFSASTGALPISFKEFGQIIGFKLGLTNVAAYEEQKGLVFWIIRLPRVCLAVLVGAGLGIAGASLQGLFRNPIADSGLIGVTSGASLFAVIVIMLNIKYFGIISEVGGAYTLSMAAFIGAALTTMLVYQLSKVAGDGGVATILLCGIAINAFVGAVTGLMTYMATDEQLRTITFWSLGSLGGANWTSVMAVAPFVFCSVLFMPYLSKALNLLVLGESQAAALGVNMKTLKRQVIILATMGVGASVAVAGTIGFVGLVVPHIIRNAFGPDHKTLLVGSAFGGAIVLTLADTISRTIVAPSELPIGIITALLGTPFFLYILWNQKRSRI, from the coding sequence ATGCTGGCTGAAACGATTCGTAAATCAGAGACAAACATAGAAATACTTACTGTGGAAAAAGCCAGAAATTCGGTTTCTACCATGCGGGTTGCGGTTGTCCTGAGTTTGATTTTACTCGTTTGTATGGCATTCTCAGCAAGTACGGGTGCTTTGCCTATTTCTTTTAAAGAATTTGGTCAAATCATTGGATTTAAATTAGGGCTGACGAATGTTGCCGCTTACGAAGAACAAAAAGGACTCGTTTTTTGGATTATCCGGTTGCCGCGTGTTTGTCTGGCAGTACTTGTAGGAGCAGGGTTAGGCATTGCAGGAGCTTCCTTACAAGGACTTTTCCGTAACCCGATTGCCGATTCAGGATTGATAGGCGTTACTTCCGGAGCTTCACTATTTGCAGTGATTGTAATCATGCTGAATATTAAATATTTTGGGATCATCAGCGAAGTCGGAGGTGCTTATACATTATCTATGGCAGCGTTTATCGGAGCGGCACTTACAACGATGCTGGTCTATCAGTTATCAAAAGTTGCCGGCGACGGAGGAGTTGCCACGATTTTATTATGTGGTATTGCTATCAATGCTTTTGTAGGTGCTGTTACCGGATTAATGACTTATATGGCTACCGACGAACAGCTTCGTACTATAACTTTCTGGAGCCTTGGTAGCCTGGGCGGAGCTAACTGGACTTCGGTAATGGCAGTTGCACCTTTTGTTTTTTGTTCGGTTCTTTTTATGCCGTATTTATCCAAAGCCCTTAATTTGTTGGTTTTAGGAGAAAGCCAGGCTGCTGCATTGGGCGTAAATATGAAAACTCTAAAACGTCAGGTTATCATTCTGGCAACGATGGGTGTGGGTGCTTCAGTTGCCGTTGCTGGTACGATTGGTTTCGTAGGATTGGTTGTGCCGCATATTATCAGAAATGCATTTGGACCCGATCATAAGACACTCTTAGTCGGTTCAGCATTTGGTGGGGCTATTGTATTAACATTGGCAGATACCATTTCCCGTACCATTGTAGCTCCTTCCGAATTACCGATTGGAATCATTACAGCTCTTTTGGGTACGCCGTTTTTTCTTTATATTCTTTGGAACCAGAAAAGAAGCAGGATATGA
- a CDS encoding hemin ABC transporter substrate-binding protein gives MLLVSGPATVFASQSMRIVSANGTLSEIISGLGLESQLVGVDITSTYPASMGKIPKIGHNRNISAEGIITLNPDVIVYTDQSMLSASVIKQLNSSGKKVVEFKQEYSKEGAIKLIREVGAYFNAKPQAEKLVKSLEADMAKITKPASPKKLLFIYARGTGTLMVSGTGTSLDKIFALTGNKNAVEGFTEFKPLTSESLLAANPDVLVLFTSGLESVDGAEGLLKVPGIANTNAGRNRKIVAMDGQLLTGFGPRLGKAAMELAQKIK, from the coding sequence ATGTTGCTGGTCTCAGGGCCAGCAACTGTTTTTGCTTCCCAATCTATGCGCATTGTGTCTGCAAATGGCACTTTGAGTGAGATTATCTCAGGATTAGGGTTAGAAAGCCAGTTAGTAGGCGTAGATATAACGAGTACCTATCCGGCTTCGATGGGGAAAATACCAAAAATAGGACACAACCGTAATATTTCAGCAGAAGGAATTATTACACTGAATCCGGACGTGATCGTTTATACGGATCAAAGTATGCTTTCTGCCAGTGTAATTAAGCAATTAAACAGCAGCGGCAAAAAGGTAGTTGAGTTCAAACAAGAGTATTCGAAAGAAGGGGCTATCAAACTGATCAGGGAAGTAGGCGCTTATTTCAATGCCAAACCACAGGCTGAAAAATTGGTAAAAAGCCTCGAAGCTGACATGGCTAAGATTACTAAACCTGCATCTCCGAAAAAACTTCTTTTCATATACGCAAGAGGGACAGGCACTTTAATGGTTTCGGGAACGGGAACCTCTCTCGATAAAATTTTTGCTTTGACCGGAAATAAAAATGCAGTTGAAGGTTTTACTGAATTTAAACCATTGACTTCCGAATCACTTTTAGCCGCTAATCCGGACGTACTTGTTTTATTTACAAGCGGACTGGAAAGTGTGGACGGTGCAGAAGGGCTTTTGAAAGTGCCTGGAATTGCTAATACCAATGCCGGAAGAAACCGGAAAATAGTTGCTATGGATGGACAGTTATTAACAGGTTTTGGGCCGAGATTAGGAAAGGCAGCCATGGAACTGGCTCAAAAAATTAAATAG